A part of Arachis hypogaea cultivar Tifrunner chromosome 12, arahy.Tifrunner.gnm2.J5K5, whole genome shotgun sequence genomic DNA contains:
- the LOC112728925 gene encoding phosphatidylinositol 4-phosphate 5-kinase 9-like yields the protein MSGPVATVDNLDGAVISAERTKSLDAISEVDVSSLLRNGESSGHSSEIVGFRVGELLLPNGESYSGSLLGNMPEGRGKYVWSDGCVYDGEWRRGMRNGNGRLQWPSGTVYEGEFSGGYIHGTGTYIGSDSLTYKGRWRLNLKHGLGYQVYPNGDIFEGSWIQGTPEGPGKYTWANGNVYLGNMKGGKMSGKGTLTWINGDSFEGSWLDGMMHGLGVYTWSDGGCYVGTWTRGLKDGKGTFYPKGSCLPSAQEVYLNALRKRGLLPDLRRQKQAHIHHASSVDMGNVKVSGDNQSSSLVSSDKLAKGSLLNIEQSRSKNISLERRWSLEVSIEKVIAHDSTDSILEGSEKIPILEREYMQGVLISEVVLNNSFSNLSRRAKRLQKKLAREIKRPGEAIIKGHRSYDLMLSLQLGIRYTVGKITPIQRREVRASDFGPRASFWMNFPKEGSQLTPPHQSDDFKWKDYCPMVFRNLRELFKIDAADYMMSICGNDALRELSSPGKSGSVFFLSQDDRFMIKTLRRSEVKVLLRMLPDYHHHVKSYDNTLITKFFGLHRIIPSSGQKFRFVVMGNMFCTELRIHRRFDLKGSSLGRSSDKIEIDENTTLKDLDLNYCFYLEPSWRQSLLKQIEIDSKFLEAQHIMDYSLLLGVHYRAPQHLRPLTSYNRSITADGLASLAEEDPLEDEVSSYPQSLVLVPRGSDDNSVVVGSHIRGSRLRASAAGDEEVDLLLPGTARLQIQLGVNMPARAEQIPGKEEMQTFHEAYDVVLYLGIIDILQDYNMSKKIEHAYKSIQFDSISISAVDPGFYSRRFLDFIQKVFPPNETLAG from the exons ATGTCTGGCCCTGTGGCCACAGTTGATAATTTGGATGGAGCAGTTATCTCTGCAGAGAGAACAAAGTCTCTTGATGCCATTTCCGAGGTAGACGTGTCGTCCTTATTGAGAAACGGCGAAAGCAGTGGTCATTCATCTGAGATAGTTGGGTTTAGAGTTGGGGAACTCTTGCTTCCTAATGGAGAGTCATATTCCGGGTCCCTTCTCGGCAACATGCCGGAGGGTAGGGGTAAGTATGTATGGTCAGATGGATGTGTATATGATGGTGAGTGGAGAAGGGGGATGAGGAATGGAAATGGAAGGTTACAATGGCCTTCTGGCACGGTTTATGAGGGCGAATTCTCCGGTGGCTATATCCATGGTACAGGAACATATATTGGTTCGGATAGTCTTACCTACAAAGGGCGGTGGCGATTGAATCTTAAGCATGGACTTGGTTATCAAGTTTATCCTAATGGAGACATCTTTGAAGGGTCTTGGATCCAAGGAACGCCGGAGGGGCCGGGGAAGTATACTTGGGCGAATGGGAATGTGTATTTAGGGAATATGAAAGGTGGGAAAATGTCAGGGAAAGGAACTTTGACATGGATCAATGGAGACTCATTTGAAGGAAGCTGGTTGGATGGTATGATGCATGGTCTTGGAGTTTATACTTGGAGTGACGGCGGCTGCTATGTTGGGACCTGGACGAGAGGTTTGAAAGACGGCAAAGGAACGTTTTATCCGAAAGGTAGCTGTCTTCCGTCGGCACAAGAGGTTTATCTGAATGCCTTGAGGAAAAGAGGACTATTGCCGGATTTGAGGAGGCAGAAACAGGCTCATATTCATCATGCTTCTTCGGTTGATATGGGAAATGTCAAGGTCAGTGGTGATAATCAGAGTTCTAGCCTTGTTTCGTCCGATAAGCTTGCCAAAGGGAGTCTATTAAACATTGAACAATCGCGCAGCAAGAATATCTCTCTCGAAAGGCGATGGAGTCTTGAGGTGTCTATTGAGAAAGTAATAGCCCATGATTCAACAGATTCTATATTGGAAGGTAGTGAAAAGATCCCCATTTTGGAGCGCGAGTATATGCAAGGTGTATTAATAAGTGAGGTAGTTTTAAATAACAGCTTTTCGAATTTGTCTAGAAGGGCAAAACGGCTGCAGAAGAAGCTCGCCAGAGAGATTAAAAGACCCGGTGAAGCCATCATTAAAGGTCACCGGAGCTATGATCTGATGCTTAGTCTGCAGCTTGGAATAAG GTATACTGTGGGAAAGATTACCCCGATACAGAGGCGAGAAGTTCGAGCATCGGATTTCGGTCCTAGAGCAAGTTTTTGGATGAATTTTCCTAAAGAAGGTTCTCAGCTAACTCCTCCTCATCAATCTGATGACTTCAAATGGAAAGATTATTGCCCAATGGTGTTCAG AAACTTGAGAGAGTTGTTCAAGATTGATGCTGCTGACTATATGATGTCGATTTGCGGAAATGATGCTCTGAGGGAACTATCATCTCCGGGGAAAAGTGGTAGTGTCTTTTTCCTGTCTCAGGATGATCGTTTCATGATCAAGACGCTTCGAAGATCTGAAGTAAAG GTTCTTCTAAGAATGCTTCCGGACTATCATCATCACGTGAAGTCATACGATAATACCCTCATCACGAAATTCTTCGGTCTGCACCGGATTATACCTTCGAGTGGTCAAAAG TTTCGCTTTGTTGTGATGGGAAATATGTTTTGTACAGAGCTAAGGATCCATAGGAGATTCGATTTGAAAGGTTCATCCCTCGGACGCTCTTCGGACAAGATAGAAATCGATGAGAATACAACTTTGAAAGATTTGGATCTCAACTACTGCTTCTATTTGGAACCTTCTTGGCGCCAGTCTTTGCTAAA GCAGATTGAGATCGACAGCAAGTTCTTGGAAGCACAGCATATAATGGATTACAGCCTTCTACTCGGCGTTCATTATCGAGCTCCACAGCATCTCCGTCCTCTCACATCATACAACCGTAGCATAACTGCTGATGGATTAGCAAGTCTTGCTGAGGAAG ATCCTCTAGAGGATGAAGTATCAAGCTATCCCCAAAGCCTTGTTTTGGTCCCTAGGGGATCAGATGATAACAGTGTTGTTGTAGGATCACACATCAGAGGTAGTCGACTGCGCGCTTCGGCTGCCGGCGATGAGGAGGTGGATCTGCTTCTTCCAGGCACAGCAAG ACTACAAATCCAGTTAGGAGTAAACATGCCAGCAAGGGCAGAGCAAATTCCAGGAAAGGAAGAGATGCAAACATTTCATGAAGCTTATGATGTGGTGCTCTACCTGGGCATAATTGACATTTTACAGGACTACAACATGTCCAAGAAAATTGAACATGCCTACAAATCGATTCAGTTCGATTCGATTTCAATCTCGGCCGTTGATCCCGGATTCTACTCCCGTCGCTTCTTGGACTTCATTCAGAAAGTGTTCCCACCAAATGAAACTCTAGCTGGTTGA
- the LOC112728927 gene encoding ras-related protein RABC2a-like has translation MMSLSSGQISSSYDLSFKILLIGDSAVGKSSLLLSFISNSTEELAPTIGVDFKIKQLIVGGKRLKLTIWDTAGQERFRTLTSSYYRGAQGIILVYDVTRRESFTNLSEVWSKEVELYSTNQDCVKLLVGNKVDRVSERAVSRDEGSALAKELGCLFFECSAKTRENVESCFEELALKIMDAPSLLEEGSSTVKRNILKQKQEPQASQQSGGCCS, from the exons ATGATGAGTTTATCTTCAGGTCAAATCAGTAGTAGCTATGATCTCTCATTCAAGatcttgttgattggtgattcaGCTGTTGGAAAAAGTAGCTTACTTCTAAGCTTCATCTCTAACTCTACTGAAGAACTTGCCCCCACAATTG GTGTTGATTTTAAGATCAAACAGCTCATAGTTGGTGGGAAGAGATTGAAACTAACAATTTGGGATACCG CTGGACAGGAAAGGTTTAGAACACTAACAAGTTCTTACTATAGAGGAGCTCAAGGGATCATTCTTG TTTATGATGTCACCAGGAGAGAAAGCTTCACAAATTTATCAGAAGTATGGTCCAAGGAGGTAGAACTCTATTCTACTAATCAGGATTGTGTGAAGTTACTAGTTGGAAATAAAGTTGACAGA GTTTCTGAAAGGGCTGTGAGCAGAGACGAGGGTTCAGCTCTTGCTAAAGAGTTGGGAtgtttgttttttgaatgtaGTGCCAAAACTAGAGAAAATGTGGAAAGCTGTTTTGAAGAGCTTGCACTAAAG ATAATGGATGCTCCTAGTCTTCTGGAAGAAGGATCAAGCACAGTAAAAAGGAATATTCTCAAGCAAAAACAGGAACCTCAAGCATCCCAACAAAGTGGTGGTTGTTGCTCTTGA
- the LOC112728928 gene encoding uncharacterized protein: protein MAVPGRRNGINEDDEDNNLFEEEGLIEHESDTPPHLRDLSAAAQLGDLSALRIALDNLQGSIDEPVEDGDTALHLTCLYGHLECAQLLLDRGANLEANDEDGALPLHDACAGGYTQIVQLLLNRAGDAEIIKRMLESVDSEGDTPLHHAARGEHVDVIRLLLSHGASPTKQNLYGKCPPELPDPGTDARRLLESTTIPMEA, encoded by the exons ATGGCGGTTCCGGGGAGGCGCAACGGCATAAACGAAGATGACGAAGATAACAACCTTTTCGAAGAAGAAGGACTCATCGAACATGAATCCGACACTCCTCCTCACCTCCGTGACCTCTCCGCCGCCGCCCAGCTCGGCGACCTCTCCGCCCTCCGCATCGCCCTAg ATAACTTGCAAGGTAGTATCGATGAGCCAGTCGAGGATGGGGATACAGCATTACATTTGACCTGTTTGTATGGCCATTTGGAATGCGCCCAG CTACTTCTAGATAGAGGAGCGAACTTGGAGGCCAACGATGAAGACGGTGCGCTTCCTTTGCACGATGCTTGTGCTGGAG GATATACACAGATAGTCCAACTGCTATTGAACAGAGCTGGTGATGCAGAGATCATAAAAAGGATGCTGGAATCAGTTGATTCCGAGGGTGACACG CCTCTTCATCATGCAGCAAGAGGTGAGCATGTTGATGTAATTAGGTTGTTGCTGTCTCATGGTGCTTCCCCCACCAAGCAAAACTTATATGGAAAG TGCCCGCCAGAGTTACCTGATCCAGGCACAGATGCTAGGAGGCTGTTGGAATCTACCACCATTCCCATGGAAGCTTAA